A single genomic interval of Sinorhizobium garamanticum harbors:
- a CDS encoding methylated-DNA--[protein]-cysteine S-methyltransferase: MGRIVHHYLIFETVSGFCGIAWNDNGITRFQLPTKDAAATERMLLRRLPDAEPGTPTPDVLEAVAAAKRYFEGQEIDFSGFRLDLAGQEEFFKLVYAAARRVRWGRTTTYGALAKELGAGPEAARDVGQAMAKNPIPLIIPCHRVLAAGGKIGGFSAPGGASAKTRMLELEGVRLGAPQPAQQSFGF, translated from the coding sequence ATGGGACGGATAGTGCACCATTACCTCATCTTCGAAACCGTCAGTGGTTTCTGCGGCATCGCCTGGAACGACAACGGAATAACGCGCTTCCAGCTGCCAACAAAAGATGCCGCCGCGACGGAGCGAATGCTGTTGCGGCGCCTTCCGGATGCCGAACCCGGTACGCCGACGCCGGACGTGCTCGAAGCAGTCGCGGCCGCGAAGCGCTATTTCGAGGGCCAAGAAATCGATTTCTCCGGCTTCAGGCTTGATCTCGCCGGACAGGAAGAGTTCTTCAAGCTAGTTTATGCCGCTGCGCGGCGAGTCCGGTGGGGGCGGACGACCACCTATGGCGCGTTAGCGAAGGAACTCGGTGCCGGACCAGAAGCGGCGCGGGACGTCGGCCAAGCCATGGCGAAGAATCCGATCCCGCTGATTATTCCCTGCCACCGCGTCCTGGCCGCGGGCGGCAAGATCGGCGGTTTCTCGGCGCCGGGCGGTGCATCGGCAAAGACGCGCATGCTCGAACTGGAGGGCGTTCGTCTCGGCGCGCCACAGCCCGCGCAGCAATCCTTTGGCTTCTGA
- the asnB gene encoding asparagine synthase (glutamine-hydrolyzing), whose protein sequence is MCGFGGYFGSVPDGKALLEKMTAAIAHRGPDEQGVFTAPQAGLGHVRLSIVGLGDGQQPMSDVTGELTIAFNGEIFNYVELRDELRAKGRRFRTSSDTEVILHLYDEMGEDCVSRLNGDFAFALWDNRRRRMLLARDRMGVRPLFYAMRAGTLYFASEVKALLQVPGLSAEIDPIALDQIFTLWAPIAPRTPFKDTFELEPASLMIADERCVVTRTYWNLEFPERDAPSRHVDEGQAAEELRALLTDATRIRMRADVPVGAYLSGGLDSSIVSALAASMAPQGLRTFSVTFDSAEHDESAFQHEMAAALGTDHRAVACRAGDIAKVFPDVVRYAERPVLRTAPAPLYQLSGLVRDSGLKVVLTGEGADEVFAGYDIFKEARVRRFCGRQPGSRMRPHLFRKLYPYLPGLKQQSSEYLAAFFGAGNDPLEDPLFSHRPRLKGTAATKMFFSGDLRARLAGYDAADELISRLPEAFGRWHPLHQAQYLESRFLLPGYILSSQGDRMAMAHGVEGRFPFLDHRLVEFAAGLPPEMKLKGLVEKHILREATKDLLPPSIGKRTKQPYRAPDSLSFSGRGELDYVRTAMGEEAIAAGGLFNAKAVTKLYEKCRARPASGFRDNAAFVGILSTQLWLQTFTGTSIRAAEAA, encoded by the coding sequence ATGTGCGGTTTTGGTGGCTATTTCGGTTCTGTCCCGGATGGAAAGGCTCTTCTTGAGAAGATGACGGCCGCGATTGCCCATCGCGGGCCGGATGAGCAAGGCGTGTTTACCGCTCCGCAGGCCGGTCTTGGCCATGTCAGGCTATCGATCGTCGGGCTGGGGGACGGCCAGCAGCCGATGTCCGATGTTACCGGCGAGCTGACGATCGCCTTCAACGGCGAGATCTTCAATTATGTCGAACTGCGCGACGAACTTCGCGCCAAGGGTCGTCGCTTCCGCACATCCAGCGACACGGAGGTCATCCTCCATCTTTACGATGAAATGGGCGAGGATTGCGTATCCCGCCTCAACGGTGACTTCGCCTTTGCGCTATGGGACAACCGCCGCCGGCGGATGCTGCTGGCGCGCGATCGCATGGGTGTCCGGCCTCTGTTTTATGCAATGCGCGCCGGAACGCTCTATTTCGCCTCCGAGGTCAAGGCGCTCCTTCAGGTTCCCGGTCTCTCCGCGGAGATCGACCCGATCGCGCTCGATCAGATTTTCACGCTCTGGGCGCCGATCGCGCCGCGCACGCCGTTCAAGGACACCTTCGAACTCGAACCGGCAAGCCTGATGATTGCCGACGAGCGGTGTGTGGTCACCCGGACCTATTGGAACCTCGAGTTTCCGGAGAGGGATGCGCCGTCCCGGCATGTCGATGAAGGCCAGGCTGCCGAGGAGTTGCGCGCGCTTCTGACCGACGCGACGCGCATCCGCATGCGGGCCGACGTGCCGGTCGGCGCCTACCTGTCGGGCGGCCTCGATTCGTCCATCGTCTCGGCGCTCGCCGCCAGCATGGCGCCGCAGGGCCTTCGAACCTTTTCCGTGACCTTCGACAGCGCCGAACATGACGAGAGCGCCTTCCAGCACGAAATGGCCGCCGCTCTCGGCACTGATCACAGGGCCGTCGCCTGCCGCGCCGGCGATATCGCCAAGGTTTTCCCGGATGTGGTCCGTTATGCCGAGAGGCCGGTGCTTCGAACTGCGCCGGCCCCCTTGTACCAACTCTCCGGCCTGGTGCGCGATTCCGGCCTGAAGGTGGTGCTCACAGGGGAGGGGGCGGACGAAGTCTTCGCGGGCTACGACATCTTCAAGGAAGCGCGCGTGCGCCGTTTCTGCGGCAGGCAACCCGGCTCGCGCATGAGACCGCACCTGTTCCGCAAGCTCTACCCCTATCTGCCAGGCCTCAAGCAGCAGTCGTCCGAATATCTCGCGGCATTTTTCGGCGCCGGGAACGACCCGCTTGAGGACCCGCTCTTTTCGCATCGCCCGCGGCTCAAGGGAACGGCGGCGACGAAGATGTTCTTCTCCGGCGATTTGCGCGCCAGGCTGGCGGGTTATGACGCGGCCGATGAGCTCATCAGCCGCTTGCCTGAAGCCTTCGGGCGCTGGCATCCGCTGCATCAGGCGCAATATCTCGAAAGCCGTTTCCTTCTGCCGGGCTACATCCTTTCGAGCCAGGGCGACCGTATGGCGATGGCCCATGGGGTCGAAGGCCGCTTTCCCTTCCTCGATCACCGTCTCGTCGAATTCGCCGCGGGACTGCCGCCGGAAATGAAGCTCAAGGGTCTGGTGGAAAAGCACATTCTGCGTGAGGCCACAAAGGATCTTCTGCCGCCGTCGATCGGCAAGCGGACCAAGCAGCCCTATCGCGCGCCGGACAGCCTTTCCTTTAGCGGCCGGGGCGAGCTCGACTATGTGCGCACGGCCATGGGCGAAGAGGCGATCGCCGCCGGCGGCCTTTTCAACGCGAAGGCGGTGACGAAACTTTACGAGAAGTGCCGGGCGCGCCCCGCCTCCGGCTTTCGCGACAACGCGGCCTTCGTCGGCATCCTGTCGACGCAACTGTGGCTGCAGACATTCACCGGCACGAGCATCCGCGCGGCGGAGGCTGCCTGA
- a CDS encoding acyl carrier protein → MTETIKDSVKAFIIENFLFGDTFYELADTASLIENDIIDSTGVLELVAFIEDRFGIAMADADIVPANLDSLARISAFIAAKSAVPISA, encoded by the coding sequence ATGACAGAAACGATCAAGGACAGCGTCAAGGCGTTCATCATCGAGAATTTTCTTTTCGGTGACACGTTCTATGAACTCGCCGACACGGCATCGCTGATCGAAAACGACATCATCGATTCGACCGGGGTGCTGGAGCTCGTCGCTTTCATCGAGGACCGCTTCGGCATCGCTATGGCCGACGCCGATATCGTCCCGGCAAATCTCGACTCGCTTGCGCGCATTTCCGCATTCATCGCGGCAAAGTCCGCCGTGCCAATCTCGGCATAG